Sequence from the Cenarchaeum symbiont of Oopsacas minuta genome:
GCATTATACGACTCGTGGTGAGATGATAGAGGATGGCGTATTGGGCAGATTGGTAAAAAATTCAAGATACAAGATGCGCATCATCTCTGGTCGAAACGAGGTGAGTGCAATATGGGCACGAGATCGCATAACGCTTTGGAATGCCATAAAACGGCTGATCGTTCCTATCGCAGTATCAAATCAACGTCATGCAATAGGCATAACTATAGCTGTGGCATTTCTCATGTTTATTCCATTTTTACTTGCACCATACGCACTAGTATCACCACTAGATGGACTGCATTCATATACACTACTTGCATCCTCGCTAGCATCAATCATTATGGCATTTCTCACGGCTGCAGTAGATTCAAAGATACTTGGACGTAGAATTTTATATTCAATATTTGCTCCCTTGGGTGGAGCAATAGTCACATTTGGATTTTTGGCCGGAGCCCTCATCCCAAACGGTGGCAGTGTCTCATGGCGCGGTACAAAGTATTCAAATACTGACTGTAAAAAGAGCACTCCGAATCTCTACTAGTCTCAAGATTTAAAGATGGTGCATAAGTGGAGATTTTTGTAATGCATGTTGGATATGTCCTAGTAAATTGTGATCTTGGAGCAGAAGAGTATGTCGCAGATGAGATTCGCAAGATTCCACAAGTATCTAGCACTTCACTTACTTTTGGTGCATATGATATTGTCGTAAAGATACATGCAATAGATCAAGACGAATTTGATCATGCAGTGGCAGAAAATATGCGTTCCATCTCTAGGGTTGTGAGTATAATGACACTCAATGTTACAGATTTGGATGTACAATCATGAGCGCAAATGAAAAGATAGAATACAAAGGAAAGGTATGGCTTATCGATAACAATAATCCAAAACCACTCTTAAACCACAGCGTAGAAAAATTGATAGAGTATGGGGTAACAAAAGATGCAATCACCATCACAGATGCGCCAACTAATATAAACGTCGGAGAGATCGTCGTCAAGATTTGGCCACATCATTTAGAAGTTGGAAGGGTGCGAACTATACGAAATGAATCATTTATCAGTGGAATGGTTATGAATATTGATTTAAAGATGGATGAGACTGGCGCATATGTCTAGGCGTTTTGTGTAACTGCAGGCAAACGTTTGTCCTTGTATCGTACCACCTGCGAGGCAGCATCTCCTTTACGAGGATATACACCGTATATCAAAGATGCTTTTGAGACGATCGAATCTTTTAGCGATACTACGATGAATTGACTCTCCTTTGAGCGTATCTCGAGTATCTTTGAGAGCCTCTCTGCGTTTGGCGCATCAAGATGTGCATCCACCTCATCAAAGAGGTAAAATGGAGATGGTTTTAGCTTTTGAAGTGCAAGTACAAATACAATGGCAGCAAGGGTCTTTTCTCCTCCGCTGATGGACGTAGATTCACGCTTTGGCTTGTTTGCAAATTGGAGTATGTATGAGATTCCAGAATTAAATATATCATCCTCGTTTTGAAGCTCTAGCCACGCGCTACCACCAGTCATCTTTGAAAACGTGGTGCGTATCTGTTTGTCTACAACATCAAATGCGTTAAGAAAGGTCTGGCGCTTGTCACGTTCGATCTCTTCAATGAACCGCACTATAGAGTTACGTTCTCCTTCCAACATATTTTTGCGCATCGACATTGAACGGTACCCTTTGGAGATCTCAGCGTATGTACTAGGCGCCGTTGCATTTAATGCACCAAGCGAACGTTGTTCTGCTTCAAGCTGGAGTAGTAGCGGTTCTGGATCGTACTCGGAATCGTATGTGCGATTACCACCAAACGAATCTAGTTTCTTTTTTAATGCAGTTAGGCGAATGTTTATTTCAGATATATCGCGCTCTAGTCCATCAGTGCGTCGGATTGCCTTTGTTCTTGAATTCATAGATTCACTCTCTCTTATACGAACCTCACGTACACGCTTGTCATACACTTCAAGGTCTGCAGTTGATCCACCCTGTCCTTCGATCAATCTTTGTTCGCCTTGACGCATATTTACTAGAATTTTACGCTCTTTGTCTGATTTTATCTCCATCTCTTTTATGCGTACGACAAGATTTGTATCCTCACTTGATAGAGATTCGATCTCTTTTGTAGAGAGCAAGATAGATTCAACGTGCCTTGAAATTTCTGCGTCAAGTTTTTCCCCACTAGATGAAACTTTTCCATACTCTTTTAGAATGTTGGAATATTCTTTATCAAGTGTAGATTTTTCCTCGTTTGCTTTATGTAGATCCAACTCTATTGATTCAATGCCGACGTTGGTGCGGATCTCTTTTAGTCTTGCAGCTTTGGACTGTAATAATTCTATTTTTGGACCATGTTTGCCTAGTTCTGATTCATAGATGGTATGTGCATTCTCTATTTCATTCATACGTCCTTTGATAGAATCATGTAACATTATTGCATTTTTTATGTTATTTTCAAGATCATTGTAACTATCTTGCGCTTTAATCATTCCTGCTTTTGAAGCGTGCAAGAGTGCCTCTCTATCAGATATTGATGAATCTACTTTTCGCATAGCCGTTTTTTTAAAAATGATATGTCTTTTGAGCAAGGATACAGATTCAAGTAATCCTTTAACTGACATGCTCATAGATATGATGCTAGTAATCTTGGATATGCGTGAGTTTATGTCAACAATGACTGCAGAAGAGTTTGGTTTAAAGAAATCCCCATTCATTGTAACCACCCTATATCCTAAATTAGATGCCTTGTGTGCAGCATTGTTGGATGTGGCAACTGCAACGTTTCCAAATAGAAATTCTGCCAAATGTCGATGATCCTCCAAACATGTTATATGATCAGAGAGCATTCCAGTTATTCCATCAGAATTCAAGGTTGCTTTTTCAACTGTAGAGAGGGCATCGAGTGGAATTATCTTGACTTTTGGGAGTTTTTGCTCTCGTACATATTCGGCAAGTGCCACCAAGGTCTCAAAATCGCGCACCACAATTGCCTTTACCCATTCAGAACCAGAAGCCATGATTGCACGCTCGTATTTTTCATCCCACGAGAGTAGCTCGTATACAAGTCCGATAATTCCAAGTTTTGAGGCGTGCTCTTTGAGTTTTGCTACAGAGTAATCCTCATGCATGAGATTTTTTACAGTGTTTATCTTTGAATCATATTTTGTTCCTGCCTTTAATGATTTTTCAAGTATGATCTCTAGATCTTCTAGTTCATGCTCTGCTTTTGCTTTTTTCGCCTTTAATGTTGATATTAGAGATGAGATATTTGCCACGTCGCTTTCGTGACTTTTACGTATAGATGTCACACTCTCTTGTAGGGTGCGTAATTTTTCTATATTTTGTACGCATTTGTTTATCTTTGTTTTATTTGCCGCTTTTTTTGCAGTGCATTCAGATGCGCCGTTTTTAGCTTTTATGAGTACAAGTTCTTCATCGTGCAACAAAGATGTGATCTCTTGTAGGTTTTTGTCTACTTGTTTGCGATGTTTTGCTTCTGCAGATTGTCTTTGTAAAATTTTTGTTCGTCGTTCATCTGACTCTGCAACAAGTTTTGCAACGCGGTTACGTTTTGATTCTAATTTTCCAAGTAACTCATATGTAGTATGTGCATTTGACTCTGCTGTTATCTTTAGTTTGTTCGCATTTTGTAATTTTTCTTTTAAATCTCTTGTACGATCTTTAATCTGCTCTATGCGTTTTTTACTAACTGCCAAAATGGCTCGTGTCTCTTCAAAAGATCCCATTGCATTTGAGAGCTGTTTATCAATATGGGATTTTTCCTTGTTGTATTCATTCATCTTTGTAAGGAATTGGGATTTTTCTGATTCTATTGATCTTGACTCTGTTCGAATTTTTTCTAGATTTTGCTCTATAGACTTTACATTTACTGATAGTGATTGCAAGGTTTGTGATTTTTCATTCTTTATTACATCTAGTTTGTGTATTTTGCCAGCTGTGAATTCTGCTTGTAGTTTTATAATCTCAGATTCCATATAATTATGACGCATCTGTAGGTTTCGCTGTATCTCTAGATCGTCTATCTGTTTTTTTATCTGTATCATGGTGGCAAAGGCAACGTTTAGTTTATTGTCTGCAGCCTCTAGCTGTTTTTGTGCAGCTGTTTTTTTTTCATCAAATGTAGACATGCCTATCAAATCTTCAATCGCACGGCGTTTCTCTTCAGAGGTAAACTCGGATATGCGTGTAACTGTACCCTGTTGTACTGCATTTAGCTGATGTAGGCCAGCATTTGCCATCTCTAATAGATCTACCACGTGTGTGCGTTGGGTTTTTTTCTTGTTGATATAATAGACATTATCACCACCAACTGAGAGCTCTCGAGTAATCTCTACGGCATCAGAATCAAATGGAATCTTTCTATCAGAGTTGTCAAAATGTATGCTTACACGAGCCATGCGCGTATTTCCTCTAGAGGATGAAACATCATGTATGAGGGATCTGATCTTGTCTACTCTCATTACCTTTGGTCTCATCTCACCGCTTGCAAATATGATAGCATCAAGTATGTTGCTTTTTCCTGATCCGTTGGGTCCAGATATTGACACAAGGCCTGGTCTAAAGTCAACTATTGTGTTACGAAATCCAAAAGATTTGAATCCAAATATCTCAACTTTACGTATATGCACCATGGTTTATCAGATAACATACTATATCATAGACCATATTTAACAATATTTCTTGACCGTTAAAGACAAAATATTGATCGTACTGAAAAATTTCACGAGTTTGTTAGAGTACGCGATCAAATGTTAAAACTAGCGATCAAAAGTTATTTTTGTATATTTAACAGTCATTTCAGTAAAGCTAGAATTCTAGATGCTGAAAATTAATATCGATAATCTCCAACTCGTTTCTTTTGTGCCGACTTTTTTCATGCATGTATTTTTTGCACTTGTTTTATAGCGCCATTGAATGAAAAATATGTCTTCAAAAAAAATAGATTTCATGTTAAAGAAAAATGTCGCTAGTTCAAGTATTATCAAGATACAGGATCATTGGGTAGAGAAAACAGAATCAATGCATATCCGCCTATTAAAGATGGACTCGATTGAAAATGAGTTATTGTAGTAGATAAATTCGTGTCCACATCATCTTTACAAACTACAAGATAGATTGATTCTTTTTGATCCTAGAAGAGATGTTATTTTTAGAGGTTTGGATAAATTCATCAAGTATTACAATGTGGATTCATCTTTCATTGTAGAGATGAAATTGAGATATAATAATCGGGAAGATGATTTGTTTGAGATTTTGACGCGATATATATCAGAGTGATATATTGACTTTTTCATAACCCTTAGTCTGTTGCAAGCTTCCTAATATTGAAAATGTCAGAGTATGATTTTGATATAAAAACTCGAGTTATGCAACTAAGTACATAACCCTGCCTAGAATACTTTACCAAAAAACAAAAAGATCAGTAATAACTCATTACAATTATTGGCATATATCAAAGATGGAAAATACATCTATACGCTTCCGATGAATTCATTGCACATTACAATTACACCAAGAATACATGTGAAATGATGGTTTGATCTTAAGTTACAAAGATCAAGATGGATGATGTGAACGAGTGGAAGATGTTGATATAGAATGTAGTTTGTATACATATGAATTATTGACATTATTTGGTTTTAGATTCAAGTAATTTTTTAAATTCATATATTACAATGTTATGAACTTTCCCATCTGATCTTACAGTAATTATGCTCCCGTCATCATTAGGTTCTAACTCAATGATAATTTTTTTATATGGTCTAGTCCAATAATAAATAGCTGCGATGACAAGTCCTACAATAAATAACAATAAACCAACTACTATCAAAGTAACCAATACACCTACACTATAATTCCGGTTACCTTTGAAAACTATTTGTTCATTTTTCATAGAGGACGTTATTTCAAAATCTCCATGTCTGGATTGTTTTATGATTTTTTTATAAGCTATCTCAGGAGTACAATCACTATCAAATTCAGCATACATTGCATTTACGTTGATTATATTGAAGTATTAATATGTTCAGAGATTAATTCTGAAAAGATCGTTATTTATGAATAGGTTTCGATAACTTTAGAATCTATGTTGGCAATGCTTAAACAACATGTAAACAATATACATTACATGAAGGCCACATTTGGTGCAGGATGTTTTTGGCATGTTGAAGAGATGTTTAGCAAAATTCCAGGTGTGATATCCACATCTGTAGGGTATGCAGGAGGAGATGTAACAGATCCAAGTTATGAACAAGTGTGCACCGGTAACACTGGACATGCAGAATCTGTCCAAATAGAGTACGATCCAGATAAAGTCCCATATGAGGAACTCTTGCGCGTGTTTTGGGAGAATCACAACCCCACAACACCAAACAGACAAGGTCCTGATGTTGGAACCCAATACCGCTCTGTGGTGTTTATTCATGATGTAAAACAAAAAGAGGCTGCAGATGCAATCAAAAAACGCATAAACGAGTCTGGTAAACATCCAGATCCCATAGTGACCCAGATTGTTCCAGCAGGCAAATTTTACAGGGCAGAAGAGTATCATCAAAAATACTTTGAAAAAAATTGCTAGATCACTAGCAATTGCACCATACAATTCCCTCTAGATAATCCACATATGTTATTTGACTAGAAAATCAACTCGTCTGTAGATTGGCATCATGTCAAAGTTTTGATATATTTTCACATGTTATTTTCTAGTGGATTCTAGTAAAAATTCCAACATTATTTTCGGAATATTTTTGTCGGTCACTTTGGATATACCTTTGAATTCTACTGTATTGTTTACCTCATGGGCAACAAGACCTCGTTCTTTATCTTCCATCATATCTACACCAAGTATTCCACCACCGACGGCTTTGGATGACTTTATAGCAAGATCTTCCATCTCTTTTGTTATCTTGCACATTTGAGGATCTGCACCAAGTGCTATGTTTGTTTTAAATCCATCAGATGATGTTCTATACATTGCAGCTATGGCATATTCTCCAACGGTGATAACACGTATGTCACGTGGTGGACGTTTTACCAGTTTTTGTAGATAATAAATTCTATCATACGGACCATCAGATATCTCTCGTGCTTCTGTTACAGCTTCAAGTGTTTCACGGTCAGATATTTTTGCCACTCCACGACCCCAGCTACCAACTAGTGGTTTTATTACAAGTGGGTATTTTGCAGTATCTGCCATATCGATTGCAGACTCTCTTGTAAATGCAAAAAACGTACTAGGTGTTGGTACATTATGTTTTCGTAGTTTTAATGTCATCAACATTTTGTTTCCACATATGCTAGCAACTGCTAGTTTGTTTATTACAGGTACATTCAAAAATTCCAGATATGCAGTATAATGTAGGCCGCGAAAATAGCTTATACATCTCTCCAATGCACCATCACCAAAATCTAATGTGGTTTTTTCAGTATTGATATGAGATGATTTTGCATCGATCATCTCCACTTGTATACCCATCTCTGTGGCTTGTTTTAAAAGCATCTTTTCTTCGATCCGCAGGCGGTCAAATACAATGCTGACTTTGGGCATTACTCTCCCCAGTCTTCGCCTATACTCTCTGCTTTCTTTAGTTCCATCTGCGAGCCATCTTGTTTTGATATCTCATAGTCGGCTCCGCAGTCAGGACATGAAACAATCTCGCCAGAGGTGGCATCACCTGGAACATCTATTTTTGCATCACATTCTGGACAGTTCATGTTTTTGCTGACATTTTATCTTGTAATTTATTCGCTTCTGTTGACTGCATGCCCCACAACGCCACAAACCCCATAGCCAACCTCTGATCAAAGGTAGAATCAAGCCCATACGTTGAAGATTTTACATTATATAACGAATATTTTGAAGAGCGCCCTACCACACGTAGGCTGCCATGGTGCATACGTATCCTTACAGTTCCAGTCACGTATCTTTGACTATTTGATATGTATCCATCAAGATCCTCACGTAGTGGATCCTCCCATAGACCAGAGTATGCAAGCTCTGCCCACTGATCGTCTATAGTTGATTTAAAGCGGGTCTGATGTTTTGTGTGAATCAATTTTTCAAGATCTCGGTGTGCCTCTATTATGCACGTAGCAGCTGGCGCCTCGTATATCTCACGAGATTTTATTCCGACGATACGATCCTCTATGTGATCTAGTATGCCAACTCCTGCAGCACCAGCTTTATTGTTTACATACTCTACAAGAGATACAGGATTCATCCGTTTACCGTCAACTGATACTGGTATGCCACAGTTGAATCCAATCTCAATATATGATGGATTTTTTAATGCATTTGATACTCGAATCCATTCAAATGCACTCTCGGGAGGTTCTTTTGATGCATCTTCTACAATTCCTCCTTCTATAGCGCGTCCCCAAAGATTTTGATCAATGCTGAATTTTTTTGCTACTTTGTCTATTGATATACCATGTTTTTTTGCAAACGCCAGCTCTGTATTTCTATCAAGGTTCATCTCGCGTATTGGTGCTAGTATTGGCAAGTTTGACTTTGCATGTAACGTGGCATCAAATCTGACTTGATCATTTCCTTTGCCAGAGCATCCATGTGCCAAAGCAGATGCATTCTCTTTTGCTGCAACTGTGATCAATTTTTTTGCAATGAGTGGTCTTGCAAGAGCTGTAGCTAGAGAGTATTTTTTTTGATATAGTGCATTTGCTTTTATGGCAGGATATACATAATCAGTTACAAATTCAGTCTTTGCATCAATGTGGACATGTTTTACGGCACCAAGTTTTTTTGATTTGGCGGCGACTTTACGATAGTCATCTTGCTGCCCCACATCCACGGTAACGGTAACTGTATCCATGTCATATTCTTCTAGGAGGTATTTTACGACCACAGATGTATCAAGTCCACCTGAAAAGGCAAGTACTGCTTTTTTAGACATATTTTACAACCTCCATGTGCATCTCTTGCATGCTATTAAAACATAATGTGGCCTATTCATACGAGGTTGTATCCATGCATATAATTATCAAAAAGTGTTGTATTTACACACAAAAAGAATAGTTGACCTCTAATGCCTATTCTTGCCATAGATCAAAAGCTATAGCTAAAATCCGATCATTATTTAACTATCTGCCAACGCTTTTTTTTATGAAGGTATTATACGTGATAGCGTGTGTGGTGCTAGTCATTCTAGTAACTGCCATACTATATACGCAGATTAGAGTAGAAGAGGATGTACAGAATCTACGTGTCACCGTCTTTGCAAATGCAGGGCATGCAGCTCCCATAATAGGCATGGAGCGTGGAATTTTTGCCAAAGAGATTACAGATACCATAATTGATCTCAAAATCTTTGACAGCGGTCCGCAGGCAATAGAATCACTTTTTTCTGGATCATCGGATATTGCATATGTGGGTCCAGGGCCTGCGATAAATGGTTTTCTAAGATCTGATGGTGAGATCATAATTCTTGGAGGTGCAGCTAGTGGAGGGGCAAGCTTTGTGGCGCATCCGAATTCTGATATAGATTCCATCAAAAGTCTTGATGGAAAACGTGTTGCAACTCCACAGATTGCAAATACTCAAGATGTATCACTTCGACATCACTTGAATGAAAACGACCTAGTCACAGTAGAACGTGGTGGAACAGTATACGTGATAAACGTTCCAAATCCAGATATCTATGTTTTATTCTCAAAGGGAGATATTGATGCTGCATGGGTTCCAGAACCGTGGGCTACACTTTTGGTAAACAAATTAGATGGAATACGGATATTTGAAGAGAAAGATGTATGGGATAACGGCGAGTTTGCATCTGTACTGCTTGTAGCACGTACAAAATATACAGAACAGCATCCACAGATCATACAAGAATGGCTCAACGCTCATGCAAAATCAGTTGCATGGATAAATTCAAATCCTAAAGAGAGTGTAGATATTTTGCACAAATTTATCAAACGTGAGCTTGGAGCCTCTTTTGAGCGTGAAATTATCGCAGAATCTCTCTCTAGAATAGTGATCACATCCGATCCAATCTCATCATCAGTTGAAGAATTTGCTAGCATGGCTCATGCTCTAGGATATCTTGGTCGTGGAGAGTATAGCCTTGATGGACTTTATTACGGTATGGAGGATTCAAGATAATGCCAGAGATAGAAGCTAGAGATGTTGTAAAATATTTTGCACATCAAAAACATACACTATGCGCTATAAACGGTATCAGTCTCTCTGCTAGTGCAGGCGAGTTTGTATGTATAGTTGGCCCATCTGGATGTGGCAAATCTACGTTTCTTCGCATTCTTGCTGGTCTTGAAAAACCAGATTCAGGTGAGATCTTTATCAACGGCAAACCTGTACACGATACAGGACCTGGACGCATAATGGTATTTCAAGAAGGTGCCCTCTTTCCATGGCTAAAGGTAAAAGACAATGTGGAATTTGGCTTGAAAGTTTCTGGAATTCCATCAAAGGAGCGCTCGCAGATATCTTCAAGATATCTTTCAATGATGCAACTAGACAAGTTTGCCGAATATTATACATACCAGATATCAACTGGCATGAAGCAAAGAGTTGCAATAGCTCGCGCACTTGTAATGGATCCAGATGTTTTGCTGATGGATGAGCCATTTGCAGCCCTTGATGCACAGACAAGAGATCTTTTGTTAAGCGAGATGCAAGAGATTTGGATGCGTACAAAAAAGACTATACTCTTTGTAACTCATAATGTATCAGAGGCCACAGTTCTTGGTACTAGAGTTGTGGTCTTTGGAGGTAGACCATCTTTTGTAAAAGGAGAGTTCATAATAGATGCACAAAGACCTCGACATACTGATGATTCAAGTCTTGTAAATCTACAAAAAGAGATACGTAAAAAATTAGCTAGCTCCTCAGAGGTTGAAAAATAAATGGTATCACACATATTAAAAAAGATTATATTTTTTGCTGTAATAATTTCAATTTGGCAGATAACTGCTAGCTTTGATCTCTGGCCAGATCAGATATTTCCATCGCCTTATGAGATATCTGAAGATTTAGCATATGGTGCACTAGATGGTAGTCTCTTTTATGGAATCGGTACGAGTATGTTGAGACTGATTATTGGACTTGTAGTAGCTATAGCAGGTGGAGTAACACTTGGTGTCTTTATGGCACGTGTTGAAACTGTAAATCAAACCATTGGATCACTAGTGCTTGGTTTACAGTCCATACCGTCTGTAGCATGGGTACCACTTGCCCTCATATGGTTTGGAGTCACAGATGCTGGAATAATTTTTGTAACCGTTATCGGTGCCGTCTTTGCAGTTACGATAAACACGTATACTGGAGTCAAAAACATAGACCCACACTATGTAGAGGCAGCTCGTAATATGGGCGCTAGTGGAAGTAAACTGATATTCTCTGTACTGCTTCCAGCTGCATTCCCGTATATTTTTTCAGGATTTAAACAAGGATGGGCGTTTGCATGGCGGGGTGTCATAGGAGCTGAGATACTGTTTTCATTCCTAGGTCTAGGATTTTTGCTCAATGTTGGTAGGCAGACTGTGGACGTATCTCAAGTTATGGCAATAATGTTGATCATAATGGTCATTGGAATGATAGTTGATGCCCTGATATTCTCAAGGTTGGAGAATAGGATCATGCGTCGTTGGGGATTACGATGATGGATTTTATGCAGTTGAGAGAGTATCATATGAAAAGACTGCCCTTGCACAATTAAGATAAATTAAACCCACATACAAGTAGAGAGTATGAAAGTTGGCGTCGTTGGAGCATCTGGATACGTTGGTGGCGAGACATTGAGGTTGCTGATAAACCATCCAAAAGCTGAGATCATCACAGTGACATCTAGGCAGCATGTTGGAGAGTACCTACATAGAGTGCAGCCTAGCTTGAAGGGTTTTACTGACCTAAAATTTTCAGAGCTAGACTATGATAAAATGTCATCAGAGTGCGATATTGTATTTACTGCAGTACCGCATGGAATGGCAACTGGAATTGTAAAATCATTTTATGATCGTAGAGTAAAAGTCATAGACCTGAGTGCAGACTATCGCCTTCATAAACCCAAAGATTATGATAGATGGTATGGTTGGGAGCATCCACATCCAGACTATCTTGAAAAATCTGTCTTTGGAGTTCCAGAACTACATCGAGAAAAAATTAAAAATGCACAGCTTGTCTCATGTCCTGGATGTATGGCAGTTACTGCCACACTTGCACTAGCTCCACTGATACGCAATAATATCATAGATACAAAACACATAGTTGTTGATTCAAAGATAGGATCTTCGGGGGCAGGTGCAGGAGCTGGGACATCACATGCAATGCGTGCTGGCGTCATACGTCCTTACAAGCCTTCAGGACATAGACATACTGGAGAGATAGAGCAAGAGCTTGGCGAGATTGCAGGCGAAAAGATAGGAATCTCGATGAGTCCTCATGCAGTAGATGTGGTTCGCGGTATTTTGTGTACAAGTCATACATTTATGAAAAAAAATATTGATGAAAAAGATCTTTGGAAAATATATCGTACAGCATACGGTGATGAAAAACACATAAGACTCATACGAGATAAAAAAGGTCTATACAAATTTCCAGATCCAAAATTTTTGGTTGGTTCAAATTTTTGCGATATTGGATTTGACATAGATAGAGAGAACAATAGACTAGTCGTATTATCTGCATCAGATAACCTCATGAAAG
This genomic interval carries:
- a CDS encoding Peptide methionine sulfoxide reductase, whose translation is MLAMLKQHVNNIHYMKATFGAGCFWHVEEMFSKIPGVISTSVGYAGGDVTDPSYEQVCTGNTGHAESVQIEYDPDKVPYEELLRVFWENHNPTTPNRQGPDVGTQYRSVVFIHDVKQKEAADAIKKRINESGKHPDPIVTQIVPAGKFYRAEEYHQKYFEKNC
- a CDS encoding AsnC family transcriptional regulator; the protein is MEIFVMHVGYVLVNCDLGAEEYVADEIRKIPQVSSTSLTFGAYDIVVKIHAIDQDEFDHAVAENMRSISRVVSIMTLNVTDLDVQS
- a CDS encoding chromosome segregation ATPase, whose amino-acid sequence is MVHIRKVEIFGFKSFGFRNTIVDFRPGLVSISGPNGSGKSNILDAIIFASGEMRPKVMRVDKIRSLIHDVSSSRGNTRMARVSIHFDNSDRKIPFDSDAVEITRELSVGGDNVYYINKKKTQRTHVVDLLEMANAGLHQLNAVQQGTVTRISEFTSEEKRRAIEDLIGMSTFDEKKTAAQKQLEAADNKLNVAFATMIQIKKQIDDLEIQRNLQMRHNYMESEIIKLQAEFTAGKIHKLDVIKNEKSQTLQSLSVNVKSIEQNLEKIRTESRSIESEKSQFLTKMNEYNKEKSHIDKQLSNAMGSFEETRAILAVSKKRIEQIKDRTRDLKEKLQNANKLKITAESNAHTTYELLGKLESKRNRVAKLVAESDERRTKILQRQSAEAKHRKQVDKNLQEITSLLHDEELVLIKAKNGASECTAKKAANKTKINKCVQNIEKLRTLQESVTSIRKSHESDVANISSLISTLKAKKAKAEHELEDLEIILEKSLKAGTKYDSKINTVKNLMHEDYSVAKLKEHASKLGIIGLVYELLSWDEKYERAIMASGSEWVKAIVVRDFETLVALAEYVREQKLPKVKIIPLDALSTVEKATLNSDGITGMLSDHITCLEDHRHLAEFLFGNVAVATSNNAAHKASNLGYRVVTMNGDFFKPNSSAVIVDINSRISKITSIISMSMSVKGLLESVSLLKRHIIFKKTAMRKVDSSISDREALLHASKAGMIKAQDSYNDLENNIKNAIMLHDSIKGRMNEIENAHTIYESELGKHGPKIELLQSKAARLKEIRTNVGIESIELDLHKANEEKSTLDKEYSNILKEYGKVSSSGEKLDAEISRHVESILLSTKEIESLSSEDTNLVVRIKEMEIKSDKERKILVNMRQGEQRLIEGQGGSTADLEVYDKRVREVRIRESESMNSRTKAIRRTDGLERDISEINIRLTALKKKLDSFGGNRTYDSEYDPEPLLLQLEAEQRSLGALNATAPSTYAEISKGYRSMSMRKNMLEGERNSIVRFIEEIERDKRQTFLNAFDVVDKQIRTTFSKMTGGSAWLELQNEDDIFNSGISYILQFANKPKRESTSISGGEKTLAAIVFVLALQKLKPSPFYLFDEVDAHLDAPNAERLSKILEIRSKESQFIVVSLKDSIVSKASLIYGVYPRKGDAASQVVRYKDKRLPAVTQNA
- a CDS encoding aliphatic sulfonate ABC transporter periplasmic ligand-binding protein, whose translation is MKVLYVIACVVLVILVTAILYTQIRVEEDVQNLRVTVFANAGHAAPIIGMERGIFAKEITDTIIDLKIFDSGPQAIESLFSGSSDIAYVGPGPAINGFLRSDGEIIILGGAASGGASFVAHPNSDIDSIKSLDGKRVATPQIANTQDVSLRHHLNENDLVTVERGGTVYVINVPNPDIYVLFSKGDIDAAWVPEPWATLLVNKLDGIRIFEEKDVWDNGEFASVLLVARTKYTEQHPQIIQEWLNAHAKSVAWINSNPKESVDILHKFIKRELGASFEREIIAESLSRIVITSDPISSSVEEFASMAHALGYLGRGEYSLDGLYYGMEDSR
- a CDS encoding putative membrane protein encodes the protein MYAEFDSDCTPEIAYKKIIKQSRHGDFEITSSMKNEQIVFKGNRNYSVGVLVTLIVVGLLLFIVGLVIAAIYYWTRPYKKIIIELEPNDDGSIITVRSDGKVHNIVIYEFKKLLESKTK
- a CDS encoding lysine biosynthesis enzyme LysX, which produces MPKVSIVFDRLRIEEKMLLKQATEMGIQVEMIDAKSSHINTEKTTLDFGDGALERCISYFRGLHYTAYLEFLNVPVINKLAVASICGNKMLMTLKLRKHNVPTPSTFFAFTRESAIDMADTAKYPLVIKPLVGSWGRGVAKISDRETLEAVTEAREISDGPYDRIYYLQKLVKRPPRDIRVITVGEYAIAAMYRTSSDGFKTNIALGADPQMCKITKEMEDLAIKSSKAVGGGILGVDMMEDKERGLVAHEVNNTVEFKGISKVTDKNIPKIMLEFLLESTRK
- a CDS encoding lysine biosynthesis protein LysW — protein: MNCPECDAKIDVPGDATSGEIVSCPDCGADYEISKQDGSQMELKKAESIGEDWGE
- a CDS encoding argininosuccinate synthase, which encodes MSKKAVLAFSGGLDTSVVVKYLLEEYDMDTVTVTVDVGQQDDYRKVAAKSKKLGAVKHVHIDAKTEFVTDYVYPAIKANALYQKKYSLATALARPLIAKKLITVAAKENASALAHGCSGKGNDQVRFDATLHAKSNLPILAPIREMNLDRNTELAFAKKHGISIDKVAKKFSIDQNLWGRAIEGGIVEDASKEPPESAFEWIRVSNALKNPSYIEIGFNCGIPVSVDGKRMNPVSLVEYVNNKAGAAGVGILDHIEDRIVGIKSREIYEAPAATCIIEAHRDLEKLIHTKHQTRFKSTIDDQWAELAYSGLWEDPLREDLDGYISNSQRYVTGTVRIRMHHGSLRVVGRSSKYSLYNVKSSTYGLDSTFDQRLAMGFVALWGMQSTEANKLQDKMSAKT